aggcatCATACTAGAGCTTGTAATGGATCGACTTGTGAtaagtgtaagaggactggacaTTTGGCGAAGGACTACAAGATGGGTACAAATACTTGCTTTGGTTGTGGTAAGGTTAGTCACTATAGGAAGGATTTCCCGAGTGCTGGGAAGACTACTGAGCCTGCGAAAGGACGACCGTTCGACATCAATTTCAGTGAAGCACGTGATGAtccgaagctagtcacgggtacgttattACTCGACAATTATCATGATTATGTACTTTTTGATTCTGATGCCGATAGGAGTTTTGTGTCTAGggatttttgccataatcttaagaatcATTTATCATCGTTAGAAAAcctgtactctatagaactagggaatggtaatatATTAAGAGATGATCAGATCTATCGTGGTTGTACTTTGAAGTTGGCTAGGAGATCTTTTAGAATCGATGTGATACCAATTaagctgggaagttttgaccttgtggtagGAATGGACTGGTTATTCGAGAATAGAGCCGACATCGTCCGTTACCAGAAAGCGATTCGCATTCCTGTTACCAAAGTTGAGCCTTTGATGGTGTATGGAGAGAGAAGTAATACACCGCTGCATTTTATTAATTGTTTGAAGGCGCAGAAACACATAAGAAATGGTTGTCTTGCTATGTTGGTTCACGTGAGCAAAACTGAACCAGAGGCCAAGAAACTTGAAGATGTACCGATCgttagagactttcccgatgtTTTTCCGGTGGAGTTACCAGGACTTCCACTGCATAGATATGTAG
This genomic window from Rutidosis leptorrhynchoides isolate AG116_Rl617_1_P2 chromosome 2, CSIRO_AGI_Rlap_v1, whole genome shotgun sequence contains:
- the LOC139888169 gene encoding uncharacterized protein, which gives rise to MKTVQEAIDIENLLLDQAASDNKVVVATHENCSGDGKRKWNNGHDKNSNQHHTRACNGSTCDKCKRTGHLAKDYKMGTNTCFGCGKVSHYRKDFPSAGKTTEPAKGRPFDINFSEARDDPKLVTGTLLLDNYHDYVLFDSDADRSFVSRDFCHNLKNHLSSLENLYSIELGNGNILRDDQIYRGCTLKLARRSFRIDVIPIKLGSFDLVVGMDWLFENRADIVRYQKAIRIPVTKVEPLMVYGERSNTPLHFINCLKAQKHIRNGCLAMLVHVSKTEPEAKKLEDVPIVRDFPDVFPVELPGLPLHRYVEFHIDLMPGAAPIARTV